TAATCAAAGCTTGTTGCCATGCTGGTGTCCCCCAACCATTGGTTGCAAGGTCACCTTCTACCCTACTATAAGGCACATGTGCAATTTCCACTCCGCTAAATCCAGCTTCCTGAATTGCTTTGAAATGCGCTTCCAATACTGATTGATCCACCGAAGCATCTGGTAACCAAAACCGGAACATTCCTTGGGCTTGGTTATCCGGATTACGGAACTTATCCACCATGCTAATTGATGAATCCTGTTCTGCAGCTGTTGCTGGCAGGCTTGCCGCTACTGTAGGTATCGCAACAGCCGCTGCAATCACACAGGCTAACATTCGTTTCAACTGTTTCATACTCTTCCTCCAATTTTAAAATCGTTTTATTGTTGATTCATAAAAATGAACTTGATTTTTATTATATTTATTTTTAACAACAAAACAATTGGAGGGAATTGTGCAAAAACTATGACAAAAATGAACTTAAAATACAGTATGACGGTTTTTTATTTCTTTTTCTGTGAAAATATGCTATATTTATAGTATCAAGAAAGGAAGATATACCATGAAAACCATAAACCAATATATCCAGGAGTGTTACCAACAATACTTAGAATCCCCAAAAAATGACCAGGATATTTTGTTTCAAAAACAGCTAATTGAGCGGTTAAAAAAAGAAAACAAACAGTTTGGGCATGCAATTGTACCGGAAAATATTCCTGGTGGGATGGCCGTCCATTTTCATGGATTTCCACCAGAACCAGAATTGAAAGATATTTTGAGATGTTTCCACCGACATGATTATTTTGAACTAATTTATGTTTATCACGGAAATTTCTATAATCAGTTCCAGGATCAAACGCTACAACTCCATCAAGGAGATTTACTCTTATTAAATTCCAATGTGCTACACAGTGTTTACACCGAATGTAAAGAGGACATTGTATTCGATATTATGATTTCCCGCAATCTATTTCAGCAGTCGGCAGCTTCTATTTTAAAGGATAACCCGCTCTTTTCTTTCTTTTTTATGGACTCGCTGTATTCCAACAATAAAAATCAGCGTTATCTATATTTTGAATCGGGTAAATCTCCAGAAGCAACAAAACTAATTCATACCATTATTCTAGAATCCATCAACCAACGCCCTTGTAAAGATAATATGATGCAGGCAGCTTTAATGATGTTATTCGCCCATTTATCTAGAATGCAAACTGAAACAAAAGGGTTACCCCTTCATCAACAGGATAAAAACTTTAAAATATTTGAGATTATCTCCTACATGGATGAAAACTGTACCTCCCTTACTTTGGAACAATTGGCAGAAAAATTTCACTATTCCACCAGCTATTTATCCAAACTCATTTTACAAACTAGCGGAAAACATTTTGGAGAACTAATCCAAAAATTTAAACTAGAAAAATCCGCTTGGTATCTGACCCACACTCCCCTTTCGATTGGAGAGATTGCCAAAGCCAT
This is a stretch of genomic DNA from Clostridium facile. It encodes these proteins:
- a CDS encoding AraC family transcriptional regulator; translation: MKTINQYIQECYQQYLESPKNDQDILFQKQLIERLKKENKQFGHAIVPENIPGGMAVHFHGFPPEPELKDILRCFHRHDYFELIYVYHGNFYNQFQDQTLQLHQGDLLLLNSNVLHSVYTECKEDIVFDIMISRNLFQQSAASILKDNPLFSFFFMDSLYSNNKNQRYLYFESGKSPEATKLIHTIILESINQRPCKDNMMQAALMMLFAHLSRMQTETKGLPLHQQDKNFKIFEIISYMDENCTSLTLEQLAEKFHYSTSYLSKLILQTSGKHFGELIQKFKLEKSAWYLTHTPLSIGEIAKAIGFQDEAYFYRLFKKHYGITPKSYRNQSIAY